One Spea bombifrons isolate aSpeBom1 chromosome 1, aSpeBom1.2.pri, whole genome shotgun sequence DNA window includes the following coding sequences:
- the LOC128475378 gene encoding acrosin-like: MKLYVILVFICALISASENFEYAECGNRPLVNEANGPRVVGAKFGEPTDWPWIVSIQEGIDGDYFHSCGGVVLNHLWVLTAAHCFKHRGDDLTFWRVVVGANPLSDPGTDAQIRTLKEIIQHEDYNPAIEYNDIALLRLNTSIFFDTNAQPACLPPKAAILSNVDNCYAVGWGVIQEGSTAPSNVFQETKVNLISVERCNRPSWYNGAVGEYNLCAGNEQEGIDSCHGDHGGALMCKRSKTKFYTLVGINSWGSSCSKKQSPQIYTSTQHYLDWIYGHIDKSKKIQKRAVEKNIWQKLAKMITNVGKKIGVF; this comes from the coding sequence ATGAAGCTGTATGTGATCCTTGTTTTTATATGTGCTCTGATCAGTGCATCGGAGAACTTTGAATATGCAGAGTGTGGGAACAGACCCCTAGTGAATGAAGCCAATGGCCCTCGTGTGGTAGGGGCCAAGTTTGGAGAGCCTACTGACTGGCCGTGGATAGTTAGTATCCAGGAGGGCATTGATGGTGATTATTTTCATTCATGCGGAGGGGTGGTTCTGAATCATTTGTGGGTTCTCACAGCTGCCCATTGCTTTAAGCATCGCGGCGATGATTTGACTTTCTGGAGAGTTGTGGTTGGTGCCAACCCACTATCGGACCCGGGGACAGATGCTCAGATCCGAACCCTAAAAGAAATAATTCAACATGAGGACTACAACCCTGCAATTGAATACAATGACATTGCTTTGCTCCGGCTGAATACGTCGATCTTCTTTGACACGAATGCTCAGCCTGCCTGCCTTCCACCCAAAGCAGCGATTCTCAGTAACGTGGATAACTGCTACGCTGTAGGCTGGGGTGTCATCCAAGAAGGATCCACTGCGCCATCAAACGTCTTTCAGGAAACCAAGGTAAATTTGATTTCTGTTGAACGCTGCAACCGCCCGAGCTGGTACAACGGTGCTGTGGGTGAGTACAACCTGTGTGCGGGAAATGAACAGGAAGGCATCGATAGCTGCCACGGCGACCATGGAGGAGCTTTGATGTGCAAAAGAAGCAAAACCAAGTTCTATACTCTGGTTGGCATAAACAGCTGGGGCTCCAGCTGTAGCAAGAAGCAAAGCCCTCAAATTTACACTTCAACGCAGCACTATCTCGACTGGATCTATGGACACATCGATAAATCCAAAAAGATTCAAAAGAGAGCCGTGGAGAAAAACATCTGGCAAAAATTAGCCAAAATGATCACCAACGTCGGCAAGAAGATTGGTGTATTTTAG